The Lutra lutra chromosome 10, mLutLut1.2, whole genome shotgun sequence genome contains a region encoding:
- the LOC125079219 gene encoding olfactory receptor 52Z1-like yields the protein MAISSNHTNLRDIWYTMIVIPGLENAHIWISIPICSMYIVAVIGDTLLLFLIFTERSLLEPMYLFLSMLALADIFLSTVTTPKMLAIFWLQDGGISFGCCMSQMFFLHFIFVAESAILLAMAFDRYVAICYPLRYTTILTPSVIGKMGIAPVIRSFFICFPLVFLVYRLTYCGRNIIHHSYCEHMGIARLACDSIKVNIYYGVIVALFSTCLDVVFIIISYALILRTVFRIPSQDARLKALGTCGSHVCVILLFYTLAFFSFFAHRFGGHNIPLHVHILLANLYLVVPPTLSPIIYGVKTKQIQETFIHIFSVSKKLC from the coding sequence ATGGCAATCTCTTCAAACCACACCAACCTTAGAGATATTTGGTACACCATGATTGTTATCCCAGGACTAGAAAATGCACACATATGGATTTCCATTCCCATCTGTTCCATGTACATAGTTGCTGTCATAGGCGACACCCTCTTATTATTCCTGATATTTACTGAACGCAGTCTTCTTGAACCCATGTACCTTTTCTTGTCCATGTTGGCCCTGGCAGATATCTTTCTCTCCACAGTCACCACACCAAAGATGTTAGCAATCTTCTGGCTCCAAGATGGGGGTATTTCTTTTGGTTGTTGTATGTCCCAGATGTTTTTTCTACACTTCATCTTTGTGGCAGAGTCTGCCATATTGCTGGCCATGGCATTCGACCGCTATGTAGCCATCTGTTATCCACTAAGATATACTACTATTCTAACCCCCTCAGTCATTGGAAAAATGGGTATTGCACCTGTGATTAGGAGTTTCTTCATCTGCTTCCCCTTGGTTTTTCTGGTTTATCGGCTTACTTATTGTGggaggaatattattcatcacTCATACTGTGAACATATGGGCATTGCCAGGCTCGCCTGTGATAGCATCAAAGTCAACATATACTATGGTGTGATTGTAGCGCTATTTTCTACATGCCTGGATGTGGTGTTTATCATCATTTCCTATGCCCTTATACTCCGTACTGTGTTTAGAATTCCTTCCCAAGATGCCCGACTCAAGGCTCTGGGTACTTGTGGCTCCCATGTCTGTGTTATCTTACTGTTCTATACTCTagcctttttttcattctttgctcACCGATTTGGGGGCCACAATATACCACTCCATGTACATATCCTCCTTGCCAATCTTTATTTGGTGGTACCACCCACTCTCAGCCCAATTATTTATGGAGTTAAGACTAAGCAAATTCAGGAGACGTTTATCCATATCTTTTCTGTGAGCAAGAAATTATGCTGA
- the LOC125079937 gene encoding olfactory receptor 51V1-like codes for MSPISILNVSSSRFILTGFPGLEVHYLWISIPFSSIYAMVFLGNCMVLHVIRTEPSLHQPMFYLLAMLGLTDLCMGLSTMYTVLGVLWGIIREISLDSCIAQSYFIHGLSFVESSVLLAMAFDRYIAICNPLRYSSILTNDKIMKIAVAILCRSSLLIPPVIIRLKFLNYCRPHILSHSFCLHQDLIRMACSDIRFNSIYGLALVISNLLLDAVLILISYIMILYAVLAIASREERIKSLQTCVSHICAVSVFYIPIIGLTMVHRFGKHLSPLVHVLMGNIYILFPPLMNPIIYSIKTQQIRRRVQRLFYLKRM; via the coding sequence ATGTCTCCCATCTCTATCTTGAATGTCAGTAGTTCCAGATTTATTCTCACTGGTTTTCCTGGCCTTGAAGTTCACTATCTCTGGATCTCCATCCCTTTCTCCTCCATTTATGCTATGGTATTCCTGGGAAACTGCATGGTGCTGCATGTGATCCGGACTGAGCCAAGCCTACACCAGCCCATGTTTTACCTCCTTGCCATGCTGGGCCTCACGGACCTGTGCATGGGACTGTCCACCATGTACACAGTGCTGGGGGTCCTGTGGGGAATCATTCGTGAGATCAGCCTGGATTCCTGCATTGCCCAGTCCTACTTTATCCATGGTCTGTCCTTCGTGGAGTCCTCTGTCCTCCTTGCTATGGCTTTTGACCGATACATTGCCATTTGCAACCCACTACGCTACTCTTCCATCCTAACTAATGACAAAATCATGAAAATTGCGGTGGCAATCTTATGCAGGAGTTCTTTACTCATACCTCCAGTCATCATTCGCCTAAAGTTCTTAAATTATTGCCGCCCCCACatcctttctcactctttctgctTGCACCAAGACTTAATTAGAATGGCCTGTTCAGACATCCGCTTCAACAGCATTTATGGTCTAGCCCTGGTAATCAGCAACCTATTGTTGGATGCAGTGCTCATACTTATCTCCTATATCATGATCTTGTATGCAGTCTTAGCTATTGCATCACGGGAGGAGAGAATCAAGTCCTTGCAGACCTGTGTATCTCACATCTGCGCTGTTTCAGTTTTCTATATCCCCATCATTGGTCTGACTATGGTGCACCGCTTTGGAAAACACCTCTCACCATTGGTTCATGTCCTCATGGGCAACATCTATATCCTTTTCCCACCCTTGATGAACCCCATTATTTATAGTATCAAGACCCAACAAATACGAAGGAGAGTCCAGAGATTGTTTTATCTGAAAAGAATGTAA
- the LOC125079745 gene encoding olfactory receptor 51V1-like encodes MSASSASIINTSVFILTGFPGLDQYYPWFSIPFSSIYAMVFLGNCLVLHVIRTERSLHEPMFYFLAMLALTDLCMGLSTVHTVLGVLWGLSQEIGLDACISQTYFVHGLSCTESGVLLAMAFDRFIAICNPLRYTSILTNNRVIHVMVVILMRSALSILPVIIRLKFFHYCHPHILSHSFCLHQDLLRLACSDIRFNSFYALALVICTLLLDAVLILISYVFILHTVLAIASREERLKSLQTCVSHICAVLVFYIPIIGLTMVHRFGKHLSPSVHVLMGNIYILFPPLMNPIIYSVKTQQIQSRMKKWFSPKMK; translated from the coding sequence atgtctgcttcttctgcttccatTATCAACACCTCAGTATTCATTCTCACAGGGTTCCCTGGCCTAGACCAGTACTATCCCTGGTTTTCGATTCCTTTCTCCTCCATCTATGCTATGGTTTTCTTGGGAAACTGCCTGGTGCTGCATGTGATCCGGACAGAGCGGAGCTTGCATGAGCCCATGTTCTACTTCCTGGCCATGCTGGCCCTCACTGACCTGTGCATGGGGCTTTCCACAGTGCACACGGTGCTGGGGGTCCTCTGGGGGCTCAGCCAGGAGATTGGTCTGGATGCCTGCATTTCACAGACTTATTTTGTCCATGGACTTTCCTGCACAGAGTCTGGAGTCCTTCTGGCCATGGCCTTTGATCGCTTCATTGCAATCTGCAATCCTCTACGCTATACATCCATCCTGACCAACAACAGAGTCATTCATGTCATGGTGGTGATTTTGATGAGAAGTGCATTGTCCATTCTTCCTGTCATCATTCGCCTGAAGTTCTTCCATTACTGCCAcccccacatcctctcccactctttctgcctGCACCAGGACCTACTCCGACTCGCCTGCTCTGACATCCGCTTCAATAGCTTCTATGCCCTGGCTCTGGTCATTTGTACCTTGTTGTTGGATGCTGTGCTCATTCTCATCTCCTATGTTTTCATCTTGCATACAGTCCTGGCAATTGCATCCCGGGAGGAGAGGCTCAAGTCCTTGCAGACCTGTGTGTCCCACATCTGTGCTGTCCTGGTCTTTTACATCCCCATCATTGGCCTCACCATGGTGCACCGCTTTGGCAAGCATCTCTCACCTTCTGTTCATGTGCTTATGGGCAATATCTATATTCTCTTTCCACCCCTGATGAATCCAATCATCTACAGTGTAAAGACCCAGCAGATCCAAAGCCGGATGAAGAAGTGGTTTTCCCCAAAAATGAAGTAG